A single genomic interval of bacterium harbors:
- a CDS encoding biotin/lipoyl-binding protein: MHALAEGKLLRFQQRSYETSVRVEDADTGHCQVMVNGRPLRVEIEDERAALMRAYQSDKAAQLQSATVRSPMPGKITRILVTEGELIEAGQGLILLEAMKMENEIKAPTAGIVKAIRIQEADAVEKNAILIEIS, from the coding sequence ATGCATGCGCTGGCGGAAGGGAAGCTGCTGCGGTTTCAGCAGCGCAGTTATGAAACGAGTGTCCGCGTTGAGGATGCCGATACCGGTCACTGCCAGGTGATGGTCAATGGACGTCCCCTTCGTGTTGAAATAGAAGACGAACGCGCAGCACTCATGCGCGCCTACCAGTCCGACAAGGCGGCACAGTTGCAGTCCGCAACCGTACGTTCGCCCATGCCGGGAAAAATCACCCGCATTCTCGTCACAGAAGGCGAGCTGATCGAAGCGGGACAGGGATTGATTCTCCTTGAAGCCATGAAAATGGAGAACGAAATCAAAGCACCTACGGCCGGTATCGTCAAGGCGATACGAATTCAGGAGGCCGATGCAGTCGAGAAGAATGCCATTCTTATAGAGATCTCCTGA
- a CDS encoding putative N-acetylmannosamine-6-phosphate 2-epimerase has protein sequence MADARMTPDAILSAFNDGLIVSCHVEEEAGEKLGLDALRYFVHAAVEGGAAGLRIEGVERMRTVRELTKLPLIGFIEGSYADGSALITPTLDDIDSLLSAGADIVAIDATKRKRPGDIDGFIFFEQARKRFKAPLWADVATFREGVRAAEMGADIVATTLAGYTAGTAVQDYRTPDFVLIRELASALTTPVIAEGRIWTPEDARHCTALGAHAVVVGSAITRPQLITRMYVDSLQGPIPPALQRPH, from the coding sequence ATGGCCGATGCCCGCATGACTCCTGACGCAATTCTCTCCGCATTCAATGACGGACTCATTGTTTCCTGCCATGTCGAAGAAGAGGCAGGGGAGAAGCTCGGACTCGATGCGCTACGGTATTTCGTGCATGCGGCCGTCGAGGGCGGGGCTGCCGGGCTGCGTATCGAAGGTGTCGAGCGCATGCGTACAGTTCGTGAGCTCACGAAACTGCCACTTATCGGCTTCATCGAAGGAAGCTATGCTGACGGGTCCGCGCTGATCACGCCCACACTCGACGATATCGACAGTCTGCTGTCCGCCGGCGCTGATATCGTGGCCATCGACGCGACAAAGCGGAAGCGTCCCGGAGACATCGACGGATTTATCTTCTTCGAACAGGCGCGGAAGCGCTTCAAAGCCCCGCTCTGGGCCGATGTCGCGACTTTCCGCGAGGGCGTACGCGCTGCCGAAATGGGTGCGGATATCGTCGCGACGACGCTGGCAGGCTATACTGCGGGCACCGCTGTGCAGGATTATCGTACACCCGATTTCGTCCTCATCCGCGAACTGGCATCCGCTCTTACCACACCGGTCATTGCCGAGGGTCGTATCTGGACACCCGAAGATGCCCGGCATTGCACCGCACTGGGAGCCCATGCCGTGGTCGTTGGCTCCGCCATCACCCGTCCCCAGCTCATCACGCGCATGTATGTCGATTCCCTGCAGGGACCGATTCCCCCCGCGCTGCAGCGTCCGCATTAA
- a CDS encoding MotA/TolQ/ExbB proton channel family protein, translating to MQHVLGTFLLLLQEAGDNSGIVNFLVEKFNQGGGFMWPILACLVLGLAFVIFKFISLARASVNTKKFIVEVKKALDNGGVDKAIEVCSTSSGSVASVFQAGLMRADEGIDAAEKAIISYGSIEMSFLERGMIWISTFISIAPLLGFAGTVAGMIQAFDSIAAAKNISPEIVASGISVALLTTLFGLIVAMILQVFYNYFISRIDKLVVDMEESSIELVDSLVMLERGKKVAN from the coding sequence ATGCAGCATGTTCTTGGAACCTTTTTACTGCTCCTTCAGGAAGCCGGGGACAACTCGGGCATCGTCAACTTCCTCGTTGAGAAATTCAACCAGGGTGGCGGTTTCATGTGGCCGATCCTTGCCTGCCTGGTGCTGGGTCTCGCCTTCGTGATCTTCAAGTTTATTTCCCTCGCTCGCGCGTCGGTGAACACCAAGAAGTTCATCGTTGAAGTCAAGAAAGCCCTCGATAACGGTGGCGTCGACAAGGCCATTGAAGTCTGTTCGACCAGCAGCGGTTCCGTTGCCAGCGTCTTCCAGGCCGGTCTGATGCGTGCCGACGAAGGTATCGATGCAGCAGAGAAGGCCATCATCAGCTACGGTTCCATCGAGATGTCCTTCCTCGAGCGCGGAATGATCTGGATCTCGACGTTCATCTCCATCGCACCGCTGCTCGGTTTCGCCGGTACGGTCGCAGGTATGATCCAGGCATTCGACAGTATCGCAGCCGCAAAGAACATCTCCCCGGAAATCGTCGCAAGCGGTATTTCCGTCGCACTGCTCACCACGCTGTTCGGTCTGATCGTTGCAATGATTCTGCAGGTGTTCTATAACTACTTCATCTCCCGTATCGACAAGCTCGTTGTCGACATGGAAGAGAGCTCCATCGAGCTCGTGGACTCACTTGTCATGCTGGAACGTGGAAAGAAGGTCGCCAACTAA
- a CDS encoding endonuclease MutS2: MNETAVPGDHDTAQDADVNPMSEESGQLPADPYQDAARTLDFPRIINHVAGYCITGYGKERVHALAPSDVFALVRDELNRVDEMRGLIDGEDSPPIEGLEDTRPALHRAAKAGSMVAAEDFRDILRTLITSRKLRTFFLKRRERCGMLANMAEELHEDKMLEYHIDRVVDEEGGVKDGASKELRAIRREIIEKSGQLRRRMENILKRVSEDEIVMEELVTMRDGRLVLPVKVEYKRQIEGFIHSTSATGQTVYIEPTETLDLNNEIRDLQFAEIREVNAILTELTGRLRSAVEALLRSIGMIAEFDSLYARARYGREHLASSPVVKLEGPLVLHHARHPQLLLHRQRKDVVPLDLTLGDEATTIIITGPNAGGKSVTMKTVGLSALMVQSGIPVPCDPTSEFPVYKSVHVDIGDEQSVENDLSTFSSHISRLKRIVELADRHALVLIDEIGTGTDPAEGSALGAAILEHLTHTRAHVISTTHHGMLKAFAHAQEGMSNAAMEFDLHTLQPTYVFRAGLPGSSYAFEITRRHGMARNIIDRAREILGTQSDALEQLLAEVERQSQDLGIRLRKAEQQEEQYRALLAEYTAKQKGLKQEARQIKRQALEEAENIVQQSNAVLEEAIRSIREQQASKEAIREARDRMHAQRQQVEKAVEENRPQETRGEDTGDAQLQQGDQVAMRDTPSTQGVVLEEPSGGKVAVAFGSIRMQVDVDSVRVLRKQKPKETVSTTQHLPEPVSGNEVDVRGMYGDDAIREVDRFLTQAWSSGLKRVDIIHGKGTGALRKRVHSYLKDVHFVREFALGEWNEGGSGMTKVYFRED; encoded by the coding sequence TTGAACGAAACAGCAGTACCGGGGGACCATGATACGGCGCAGGACGCCGATGTGAACCCCATGTCTGAGGAGTCCGGTCAGCTTCCCGCGGATCCATATCAGGATGCAGCGCGAACGCTGGACTTCCCGCGTATCATCAATCACGTAGCCGGCTATTGCATCACCGGCTACGGAAAGGAACGCGTGCATGCGCTCGCGCCATCTGATGTCTTTGCCCTGGTACGCGATGAACTGAATCGTGTCGACGAGATGCGGGGGCTTATCGACGGTGAGGATTCCCCGCCGATTGAAGGACTCGAGGATACGCGTCCCGCGTTGCACCGCGCGGCAAAAGCCGGCAGTATGGTCGCAGCGGAAGACTTCCGAGACATTCTTCGCACCCTGATCACGTCGCGCAAGCTCAGGACGTTCTTCCTCAAGCGCAGAGAGCGCTGCGGCATGCTCGCCAACATGGCAGAGGAACTGCATGAAGACAAGATGCTGGAATACCACATCGACCGCGTGGTTGACGAGGAGGGAGGCGTCAAAGACGGAGCGAGCAAGGAATTGCGCGCCATACGCCGGGAAATCATTGAAAAATCCGGCCAGCTGCGCCGGCGCATGGAGAATATTCTCAAGCGGGTTTCCGAAGATGAAATTGTCATGGAGGAACTGGTCACCATGCGAGACGGACGCCTGGTGCTGCCGGTCAAAGTCGAGTACAAGCGCCAGATCGAAGGTTTCATTCACTCGACCTCGGCAACCGGACAGACGGTATACATCGAACCGACCGAAACCCTGGATCTCAACAACGAGATTCGCGACCTGCAGTTCGCCGAGATCCGTGAAGTCAACGCCATTCTCACCGAACTCACGGGACGACTGCGATCTGCGGTGGAAGCGCTGCTCCGCAGTATCGGCATGATTGCGGAGTTCGACAGCCTCTACGCCCGCGCACGGTATGGACGCGAGCATCTTGCGTCATCTCCCGTCGTGAAACTGGAGGGTCCTCTCGTCCTGCATCACGCGCGGCATCCGCAGCTGCTTCTGCACAGGCAGCGTAAGGACGTTGTGCCGCTCGATCTGACACTCGGCGATGAGGCAACGACGATTATCATTACCGGTCCGAACGCGGGCGGGAAAAGCGTCACAATGAAAACCGTCGGACTCTCCGCTCTTATGGTACAGAGTGGCATTCCCGTGCCCTGTGATCCTACCAGCGAATTCCCCGTGTACAAGAGTGTTCATGTAGACATCGGGGATGAGCAATCCGTCGAGAATGACCTCAGCACCTTCAGCTCGCATATCAGCCGCCTCAAGCGCATTGTCGAGCTGGCTGACCGCCACGCCCTCGTCCTCATCGACGAAATCGGCACCGGAACGGATCCCGCGGAAGGCAGCGCGCTCGGTGCTGCCATACTCGAGCATTTGACGCACACCAGGGCGCATGTCATTTCCACCACGCATCACGGCATGCTCAAGGCATTCGCGCATGCGCAGGAAGGAATGAGCAATGCCGCGATGGAATTCGATCTGCACACGCTGCAGCCCACATACGTGTTCCGTGCGGGACTCCCCGGAAGCAGCTACGCGTTTGAGATCACGCGCCGGCATGGCATGGCGAGGAATATCATTGATCGTGCGCGGGAGATACTCGGGACGCAATCGGACGCACTTGAACAGCTGCTGGCGGAGGTTGAACGGCAGTCGCAGGATCTCGGGATACGCCTGCGCAAGGCCGAGCAGCAGGAGGAGCAGTATCGGGCCCTGCTTGCGGAATACACAGCGAAGCAGAAGGGACTCAAGCAGGAGGCGCGGCAGATCAAGCGCCAGGCCCTCGAGGAAGCGGAGAACATCGTTCAGCAATCCAATGCCGTCCTCGAAGAAGCGATTCGTTCCATCCGCGAGCAGCAGGCGTCGAAAGAGGCCATCCGTGAAGCGCGTGATCGCATGCATGCACAGAGGCAGCAGGTCGAAAAGGCCGTCGAGGAAAACAGGCCGCAGGAAACACGCGGAGAAGACACCGGCGACGCCCAGCTGCAGCAGGGAGACCAGGTGGCCATGCGTGATACGCCATCGACCCAGGGTGTCGTACTTGAAGAACCATCAGGGGGAAAAGTGGCGGTCGCGTTCGGAAGCATCCGCATGCAGGTTGACGTTGACAGCGTTCGCGTTCTCCGGAAGCAGAAGCCGAAAGAAACCGTGTCCACCACCCAGCACCTTCCCGAACCCGTGAGCGGAAATGAAGTGGATGTGCGCGGGATGTACGGAGACGATGCGATTCGCGAAGTCGATCGTTTTCTCACGCAGGCATGGTCGAGCGGACTCAAGCGGGTGGACATCATTCACGGCAAGGGAACGGGCGCATTGCGCAAGCGTGTGCATAGTTACCTCAAGGATGTGCATTTTGTGCGTGAATTTGCCCTTGGCGAGTGGAATGAAGGCGGTTCCGGGATGACAAAGGTCTATTTTCGCGAGGATTAG
- a CDS encoding biopolymer transporter ExbD has protein sequence MKFQKKISTSDQGIPTSSLPDIIFMLLIFFMVSTVLREVDIQVQYSLPEAISVEKIDNKRLLSYIWIGNDERIQIDDSIVPVSSISNIAYQKRMNNPNVIMSLRIDKGSRMGIVSDVQQELRRADALRINYSALVKL, from the coding sequence ATGAAATTTCAGAAAAAAATCTCAACCTCTGACCAGGGCATTCCCACATCGTCACTGCCGGATATCATCTTCATGCTGCTGATTTTCTTCATGGTTTCGACCGTGTTGCGTGAAGTCGACATCCAGGTGCAGTACTCGCTGCCGGAAGCCATCTCGGTCGAGAAAATTGACAACAAGCGCCTGCTGTCCTACATCTGGATCGGCAACGACGAGCGCATTCAGATCGATGACAGCATCGTGCCTGTCAGCTCGATCAGCAACATTGCATATCAGAAACGCATGAACAATCCCAACGTGATCATGTCCCTTCGCATCGACAAGGGCTCGCGCATGGGTATTGTCAGCGATGTGCAGCAGGAACTGCGCCGCGCAGACGCTTTACGTATCAACTATTCGGCGCTGGTCAAACTCTGA
- the secA gene encoding preprotein translocase subunit SecA, with translation MLNFVSKFFGGNRHDRDLKTLYPIVEEINEIYATLESLTDDELRAKSQGFKDRIKEATAEIEQEIEETQQKLKDDVGESDRDALHESLKQLREDLKDTIEDVLDEILPEAYAVVKDTCRRLVGHEYDVVDGKMTWNMIPFDVQLIGGIVLHNGNIAEMATGEGKTLVATLPIFLNALPGKGVHVVTVNDYLARRDSEWMAPVFEFHGLTIGCIQNHLGPQERRVLYNQDITYGTNNEFGFDYLRDNMVIDPIEMVQRPHNYTIVDEVDSVLIDEARTPLIISGPVGETDHKFDEMKPRVDRLVNAQNAFVAKIIAEAERLLKDGKPEEAGVLIYRAQRGLPKNKRLLKLLSNPENETLMQRTENTYRADNARRMPEIIDELYFAIDEKTYVVDLTDKGREFLAPSKDETDFFVLPDIAAELSALEGQGLDPKELQKEKDKLQQIYAERSDRIHTVHQLLKAYCLYEKDVEYVVQDGKIMIVDTFTGRILPGRRYSEGLHQAIEAKENVKVEGDTQTLATITLQNYFRLYNKLAGMTGTAETEAGEFYEIYKLDVVVIPTNRPIVRDDQEDHIYKTKREKYNAVIDYIEENRENRQPTLVGTTSVEVSETLSRMLKRRGVPHNVLNAKQHQREAEVVANAGLPGAVTIATNMAGRGTDIKLGPGVKEAGGLVIIGTERHEARRIDRQLRGRAGRQGDPGVSRFYLSLEDDLMRLFKSDRIASVMTRLGVEEGEVIKHSMITKSVERAQRKVEENNFGIRKRLLEYDDVMNQQRTVIYSRRRQALIGENLRDEIYDMVDQYAEDLAEQYWGAGDMDGLREEVRRNLVIDLELDSERISISGASELKEQIVTTAMDFLRRKEEDLGSDVMRQLMRMSLLQVIDIRWKEHLREMDDLKEGIHMRAYGQKDPLIEYKREAFDLFVQMLGMINREVLGMVFRLYPVQEEIQQRRPQGPSVSQLVTQHQSGAGMGYHANQEAQPGHEAPQEATAGKRQPIRVEKTPGRNEPCPCGSGKKYKHCHGAQ, from the coding sequence ATGCTGAACTTCGTATCCAAATTCTTCGGCGGCAACAGGCATGATCGCGATTTGAAAACGCTGTATCCGATCGTCGAGGAAATCAATGAAATTTATGCGACACTGGAATCGTTGACGGACGATGAGCTCCGTGCAAAATCGCAGGGGTTCAAAGACCGTATCAAGGAAGCAACGGCTGAAATAGAGCAGGAAATTGAAGAGACGCAGCAGAAGCTGAAGGATGACGTCGGCGAGAGCGACAGGGATGCCCTCCACGAGAGCCTCAAGCAGCTGCGTGAGGATCTCAAGGACACCATTGAAGACGTCCTCGACGAGATTCTTCCCGAAGCCTACGCGGTGGTGAAAGATACCTGCCGGCGCCTTGTCGGACACGAATACGACGTGGTCGACGGCAAGATGACATGGAACATGATTCCATTCGACGTGCAGCTCATCGGCGGTATCGTCCTTCACAACGGGAACATCGCAGAGATGGCCACGGGTGAAGGAAAGACCCTGGTCGCTACACTGCCGATTTTCCTCAATGCCTTGCCGGGGAAAGGCGTGCACGTGGTCACGGTGAACGATTACCTGGCCCGACGCGACAGCGAGTGGATGGCGCCCGTGTTCGAATTTCACGGACTCACCATCGGCTGCATCCAGAATCACCTCGGTCCCCAGGAGCGTCGCGTTCTGTACAATCAGGACATCACCTACGGCACCAACAACGAGTTCGGTTTCGATTACCTGCGCGACAACATGGTCATCGATCCCATCGAAATGGTGCAGCGTCCCCACAACTACACCATCGTTGATGAGGTCGACTCCGTGCTCATTGATGAAGCGCGTACGCCGCTGATCATCAGTGGTCCCGTAGGCGAAACCGATCACAAGTTCGACGAGATGAAACCCCGTGTCGACCGCCTGGTCAACGCACAGAACGCCTTCGTGGCCAAAATCATTGCTGAAGCCGAGCGCCTGCTCAAAGATGGCAAGCCCGAGGAAGCCGGTGTGCTGATTTACCGCGCGCAGAGGGGACTCCCGAAGAACAAGCGTCTGCTCAAACTGCTCAGTAATCCGGAAAACGAAACGCTGATGCAGCGCACGGAAAACACCTATCGCGCTGACAACGCCAGGCGCATGCCGGAAATCATCGATGAGCTGTATTTCGCCATTGATGAGAAGACATACGTGGTGGATCTGACGGACAAGGGTCGCGAATTCCTCGCGCCTTCGAAGGATGAAACCGACTTCTTCGTTCTTCCCGACATCGCTGCCGAACTGAGCGCGCTCGAGGGACAGGGACTCGACCCGAAGGAACTGCAGAAGGAAAAAGACAAACTGCAGCAGATCTATGCTGAGCGCAGCGATCGCATTCACACCGTGCATCAGCTGCTCAAGGCCTACTGCCTGTATGAGAAGGATGTGGAATACGTCGTGCAGGACGGCAAGATCATGATCGTCGATACCTTTACCGGGCGTATCCTGCCGGGACGGCGGTATTCCGAGGGACTGCACCAGGCCATCGAGGCGAAGGAAAACGTCAAGGTCGAAGGCGATACGCAGACACTGGCGACAATCACCCTGCAGAACTATTTCCGTCTCTACAACAAGCTCGCCGGCATGACCGGTACCGCGGAAACCGAGGCAGGGGAGTTTTATGAAATCTACAAGCTCGACGTGGTCGTGATCCCCACCAATCGTCCCATCGTGCGCGACGACCAGGAAGATCACATCTACAAGACCAAGCGCGAGAAATACAACGCGGTCATCGATTACATCGAGGAAAACCGGGAAAACCGTCAGCCCACGCTCGTCGGTACCACCAGTGTCGAAGTATCCGAAACCCTGTCGCGCATGCTCAAGCGACGTGGGGTACCCCACAACGTACTGAACGCCAAGCAGCATCAGCGTGAGGCGGAAGTCGTCGCCAACGCCGGTCTGCCCGGCGCCGTGACCATCGCCACGAACATGGCGGGACGCGGTACGGATATCAAGCTGGGTCCGGGTGTGAAGGAAGCCGGGGGACTGGTGATCATCGGTACCGAACGCCACGAGGCACGGCGCATTGACCGTCAGCTCCGTGGACGCGCGGGACGACAGGGTGACCCCGGTGTGTCGCGATTCTACCTTTCGCTGGAAGATGACCTGATGCGTCTTTTCAAATCCGACCGTATCGCTTCGGTGATGACACGGCTCGGTGTCGAAGAAGGCGAGGTCATCAAGCACTCGATGATCACAAAGTCCGTCGAGCGTGCCCAGCGAAAAGTCGAAGAAAACAACTTCGGCATCCGCAAGCGTCTGCTCGAATACGACGATGTCATGAATCAGCAGCGTACGGTGATTTATTCCCGCCGTCGCCAGGCACTCATCGGCGAGAACCTGCGTGACGAAATCTACGATATGGTCGACCAGTATGCAGAGGATCTCGCCGAGCAGTACTGGGGAGCAGGGGATATGGACGGACTCCGTGAGGAAGTGCGCCGCAACCTGGTCATCGATCTTGAACTCGACAGCGAACGCATCAGTATTTCAGGCGCATCCGAGCTCAAAGAGCAGATCGTCACCACGGCAATGGATTTCCTGCGCCGCAAGGAAGAAGACCTCGGAAGCGACGTCATGCGCCAGCTTATGCGCATGTCGCTTCTTCAGGTTATCGACATTCGCTGGAAAGAACATCTGCGCGAGATGGACGATCTGAAGGAAGGCATTCACATGCGAGCGTATGGTCAGAAAGATCCCCTGATCGAGTACAAACGCGAGGCGTTCGACCTCTTCGTCCAGATGCTCGGCATGATCAACCGTGAAGTTCTCGGCATGGTCTTCCGCCTGTATCCTGTGCAGGAAGAAATCCAGCAGCGCAGACCGCAGGGACCGAGCGTTTCACAGCTCGTCACGCAGCATCAATCGGGCGCAGGCATGGGATACCATGCGAACCAGGAGGCGCAGCCCGGTCACGAGGCGCCGCAGGAGGCGACAGCCGGAAAGCGTCAACCCATCCGCGTGGAGAAAACGCCGGGACGCAACGAACCCTGTCCCTGTGGCAGCGGAAAGAAATACAAACATTGTCACGGCGCACAGTAA
- a CDS encoding biopolymer transporter ExbD codes for MFRKKKRPGAEISSSGMADISFLLLLFFLVTTTIDVDTGIDLVLPPWVENAEQVAVKSDNIANLLVNEVGDVLLNEKIIGVPQIRAEMISRIKANPKLIISYKTVRDTPYKIYIDVMDQLKLAYTDLREEYSREKFGKPLDELNEEQIQEIRKAIPQRISLAEPTQAEG; via the coding sequence ATGTTTCGTAAGAAAAAGAGACCGGGCGCGGAGATCAGCTCGAGTGGCATGGCGGATATCTCCTTTCTGCTGCTGCTGTTCTTCCTGGTGACCACGACGATCGACGTGGACACCGGTATTGATCTCGTTCTTCCGCCCTGGGTCGAAAATGCTGAGCAGGTTGCCGTCAAGTCGGACAACATTGCAAACCTCCTGGTCAATGAGGTCGGCGATGTGCTTCTCAATGAGAAGATCATCGGCGTGCCGCAGATCAGGGCGGAAATGATTTCCCGCATCAAGGCGAATCCCAAGCTCATCATTTCCTACAAAACAGTGCGCGATACACCCTACAAGATTTATATCGACGTCATGGATCAGCTGAAACTGGCATACACCGATCTCCGTGAGGAATACAGCCGTGAGAAATTCGGCAAGCCCCTCGACGAGCTCAACGAAGAACAGATTCAGGAAATCCGCAAGGCCATACCCCAGCGTATCTCCCTTGCAGAGCCGACCCAGGCGGAAGGGTAA
- the accC gene encoding acetyl-CoA carboxylase biotin carboxylase subunit, with protein sequence MQSIRSILVANRGEIAVRIIRACREMGIHTVAVYSEPDAAALHVRIADEAWCIGPAESAKSYLLQDTIIEVAKKTGCDAIHPGYGFLSERAPFARAVREAGLLFIGPDASAIETMGDKTSARKLMIERGVPVVPGTESAVTSPDEAERIAAEVGYPILLKAAAGGGGKGMRVVEQPDTLRKSLESAQNEARAAFGDDRVYIEKFVVEPRHIEIQVLADAHGNTVHLGERECSIQRRHQKVVEESPSAIVDEDLRQRMGQAAVEAAQACGYVNAGTIEFLVDSDRNFYFLEMNTRLQVEHPVTEMVTGLDLVKLQIRVAEGHPLPFEQKDISFRGHAIECRLCAEDVRNNFLPDTGIITTYRPSQGFGFRDDSGVTSGSEISIHYDPMFAKLVVWGMDREDAILKMRRALDEFVIEGVETTIPFCRFVMDHPNFISGDFQIDFVQKHYKPEKLALPDEDVEIAAAIAAIEALEVRVPMPVNGSNGAKKRCSTWALKHRAGGML encoded by the coding sequence ATTCAGTCCATTCGTTCCATCCTCGTAGCGAATCGGGGAGAAATAGCAGTACGCATCATCCGTGCATGCCGTGAAATGGGTATACACACGGTGGCCGTGTACTCTGAACCCGATGCCGCAGCACTTCATGTACGTATCGCCGATGAGGCCTGGTGTATTGGTCCGGCCGAATCAGCCAAAAGCTATCTCCTGCAGGACACCATCATCGAGGTGGCGAAAAAGACAGGCTGTGACGCCATCCATCCCGGCTATGGCTTCCTGTCGGAGCGCGCCCCCTTTGCGCGTGCCGTACGCGAAGCAGGGCTTCTGTTCATTGGTCCCGATGCCTCGGCAATCGAAACCATGGGCGACAAGACCTCGGCACGAAAACTGATGATCGAACGCGGCGTTCCGGTCGTTCCCGGTACGGAGAGCGCAGTCACTTCGCCCGATGAGGCGGAACGCATCGCAGCTGAGGTCGGCTATCCCATTCTTCTCAAGGCAGCTGCCGGCGGCGGCGGAAAGGGGATGCGCGTAGTCGAGCAGCCGGATACCCTGCGCAAATCCCTCGAATCCGCACAGAACGAGGCGAGGGCAGCGTTTGGTGATGACAGGGTCTACATCGAGAAGTTCGTCGTCGAACCACGGCATATAGAAATCCAGGTGCTCGCTGATGCGCACGGGAATACCGTGCACCTCGGTGAACGCGAATGTTCGATACAGCGCAGGCATCAGAAAGTCGTTGAGGAATCGCCCTCCGCCATTGTGGACGAGGACTTGCGTCAGCGGATGGGCCAGGCGGCAGTGGAAGCTGCACAGGCCTGTGGCTATGTCAATGCCGGTACGATTGAATTCCTGGTAGACAGTGACCGGAATTTCTATTTCCTCGAAATGAACACGCGCCTGCAGGTTGAGCATCCCGTCACGGAGATGGTGACTGGGCTCGATCTCGTCAAGCTCCAGATCCGTGTCGCGGAAGGACACCCGCTGCCCTTCGAGCAGAAGGATATCAGCTTCCGCGGGCATGCCATCGAGTGCCGGCTGTGCGCTGAAGACGTACGGAATAACTTTCTACCCGATACCGGCATTATCACCACCTATCGTCCCTCCCAGGGCTTTGGGTTCCGTGACGATTCCGGCGTCACTTCAGGCAGCGAGATATCGATTCACTACGACCCCATGTTTGCGAAGCTCGTCGTGTGGGGAATGGACAGGGAAGACGCCATACTGAAAATGCGCCGGGCGCTCGATGAATTTGTCATCGAGGGAGTGGAGACCACCATTCCATTCTGTCGTTTCGTGATGGATCACCCGAACTTCATCAGTGGCGATTTCCAGATCGATTTCGTCCAGAAGCATTACAAACCTGAGAAGCTCGCGCTCCCCGATGAAGATGTCGAGATTGCCGCAGCCATCGCTGCAATCGAAGCCCTGGAAGTTCGCGTGCCCATGCCGGTCAACGGCAGCAATGGAGCGAAAAAACGCTGCTCCACCTGGGCACTCAAACATCGCGCGGGAGGGATGTTATGA